A part of Miscanthus floridulus cultivar M001 chromosome 6, ASM1932011v1, whole genome shotgun sequence genomic DNA contains:
- the LOC136456664 gene encoding uncharacterized protein, with protein MASLTTTTSSPAALPAATTAAAASSISPHAGSKRPLLAGDDAPWRATAATAAGQGIRPVPRIHHAPVLRVATQEDSAAYALAIMKHPDPIGEGLAMEAFAEAAGPECIVPGQQAPLRLMGLKVWPLDIDMKFLEPFGRELQSMKKFMDKSCSVMDSSMANK; from the exons ATGGCGTccctcaccaccaccacctcctcaccGGCCGCGCTCCCggcggccaccaccgccgccgcggcctcGTCCATATCCCCCCACGCCGGCTCGAAGCGGCCGCTCCTCGCGGGCGACGACGCGCCCTGGCGCGCCACCGCGGCCACCGCCGCGGGGCAGGGGATCCGGCCCGTCCCGCGCATCCACCACGCCCCCGTCCTCCGCGTTGCCACGCAGGAAGACTCCGCCGCCTACGCCCTCGCCATCATGAAG CATCCGGATCCGATTGGGGAGGGGCTGGCCATGGAGGCGTTCGCGGAAGCCGCCGGGCCGGAGTGCATCGTGCCCGGACAACAAGCGCCTCTAAGGCTCATGGGTCTCAAG GTTTGGCCCCTTGATATAGATATGAAGTTCCTAGAGCCATTTGGACGGGAATTACAATCAATGAAAAAA TTCATGGACAAGTCGTGCAGTGTTATGGACTCATCTATGGCAAACAAGTAG